In Phyllobacterium zundukense, one DNA window encodes the following:
- a CDS encoding ATP-binding protein, whose amino-acid sequence MPKRLYARSLIIIIAPMVLLQSVIAFVFMERHWQTVTQRLSTAVVRDIAGIIDLMDTYPQDSGYENLIRISRERLALNISILPADPLPAPGPKPFFSILDGILSEEITKQINRPFWIDTIGDSDLVEIRIQLENKVLRVFARRSQAYASNTLIFLVWMAGSALVLLAIAILFLRNQIKPIQQLATAADSFGKGRAPPPDFKPRGAEEVRRAGAAFIVMRERIERQIEQRTTMLSGVSHDLRTILTRFKLQLALVGNRVDTEAMEQDIEDMQSMLEGYLAFARSEAEEETGTVNLERFFAKLKEEGALLERGFASSIRGEPEIHVRPNAFSRLISNLVSNSFRYAKNVSVAAEHREGWLTITIDDDGPGIPKEMRDEVFKPFFRLDEARNQDAGGTGLGLAIALDIARGHGGDIALDESPAGGLRAVVRIPA is encoded by the coding sequence ATGCCAAAACGGCTCTATGCGCGTTCGCTGATCATTATTATCGCACCGATGGTACTCCTTCAGTCCGTGATCGCTTTTGTCTTCATGGAGCGCCATTGGCAGACGGTGACGCAGCGTCTGTCGACAGCGGTGGTGCGTGATATCGCCGGCATCATCGATCTGATGGATACCTATCCACAGGATTCGGGCTATGAAAATCTGATCCGGATTTCGAGAGAGAGACTGGCGCTCAATATCTCGATTCTCCCGGCTGACCCCCTGCCCGCACCGGGTCCCAAGCCATTCTTTTCAATTCTTGATGGCATCTTGAGCGAAGAGATCACCAAACAGATCAACCGCCCCTTCTGGATCGACACGATCGGCGATTCCGACCTGGTTGAGATCCGGATTCAGCTTGAGAACAAGGTTCTGCGCGTCTTCGCCCGCCGAAGTCAGGCATACGCATCCAACACGTTGATTTTCCTCGTCTGGATGGCTGGTTCCGCACTGGTTTTGCTTGCCATCGCCATCCTATTCCTGCGCAATCAGATCAAGCCTATCCAGCAATTGGCAACCGCCGCCGACAGTTTTGGCAAGGGCCGGGCGCCGCCACCGGATTTCAAACCCCGTGGAGCCGAGGAGGTTCGCAGGGCGGGTGCTGCCTTCATCGTGATGCGCGAGCGCATCGAGCGGCAGATTGAACAGCGCACGACCATGTTGAGCGGCGTCAGCCACGATCTGCGCACCATCCTTACGCGGTTCAAGCTCCAGCTCGCTCTTGTCGGCAACAGGGTCGATACGGAGGCGATGGAGCAGGATATAGAGGACATGCAGTCGATGCTGGAAGGCTATCTCGCCTTCGCTCGCAGCGAGGCCGAGGAAGAAACCGGTACCGTCAATCTGGAACGCTTCTTTGCCAAGCTGAAGGAGGAAGGCGCACTGCTGGAACGCGGGTTTGCGTCGAGCATTCGTGGGGAACCGGAAATCCACGTGCGGCCCAACGCCTTTTCCCGCCTCATCTCCAATCTCGTGTCGAATTCATTTCGCTATGCGAAGAACGTCTCCGTAGCTGCAGAGCATCGCGAAGGCTGGTTGACGATCACCATTGACGATGACGGGCCCGGCATTCCAAAAGAAATGCGTGATGAAGTGTTCAAGCCATTCTTTCGACTGGATGAAGCGCGCAATCAGGATGCGGGTGGGACAGGGCTTGGCCTCGCTATCGCGCTCGATATCGCCCGCGGTCATGGTGGCGATATCGCACTCGATGAAAGCCCGGCAGGTGGTTTGCGTGCCGTTGTAAGAATTCCGGCATAA
- a CDS encoding response regulator, whose product MSDEPTLSDDAPHLLIVDDDTRIRNLLSQYLTGSGFRITVAANADEARRKLAGIDYDLLILDVMMPGESGVALTQSLRQEKNVPILMLTALSETDSRIAGLEAGADDYLPKPFDPRELILRINNILRRGAPASQAKIEQIVFGPYTFVIAKRELKRSGEMIRLTDREQDIMAIFAARAGETVPRHELTGQEGEVGERTIDVQINRLRRKIENDPANPVWLQTVRGVGYKLSVE is encoded by the coding sequence GTGAGTGACGAACCTACGCTTTCAGACGATGCACCCCACCTGCTCATTGTCGACGACGACACCCGAATTCGAAATCTACTGTCGCAATACCTCACAGGCAGCGGCTTTCGCATTACGGTGGCCGCTAATGCGGACGAGGCGCGGCGCAAGCTGGCCGGGATTGATTACGACCTTCTCATTCTTGATGTGATGATGCCGGGTGAGAGTGGTGTTGCCCTGACACAGTCGCTGCGCCAGGAGAAGAACGTGCCGATCCTCATGCTGACGGCATTGTCGGAAACCGACAGCCGCATCGCGGGTCTGGAAGCCGGCGCCGATGACTATTTGCCAAAACCCTTTGATCCGCGTGAGTTGATTCTGCGCATCAACAATATCCTGCGCCGCGGCGCTCCCGCCTCACAGGCCAAGATCGAGCAAATCGTTTTCGGCCCCTATACATTTGTCATCGCCAAGCGCGAACTCAAGCGCTCGGGCGAAATGATCCGTTTGACCGACCGTGAACAGGACATTATGGCGATCTTTGCCGCCCGCGCTGGCGAAACCGTACCGCGCCATGAACTGACCGGACAGGAGGGCGAAGTCGGCGAGCGCACGATCGATGTGCAGATCAACCGCCTGCGCCGCAAGATCGAGAATGATCCGGCCAATCCCGTTTGGTTGCAGACAGTGCGCGGCGTCGGCTATAAATTAAGCGTGGAGTAG